The Piliocolobus tephrosceles isolate RC106 chromosome 2, ASM277652v3, whole genome shotgun sequence genome window below encodes:
- the LOC111546973 gene encoding histone-lysine N-methyltransferase SETMAR isoform X2 has product MSRAARKTCRWARGPRGPRRRPSSSLYCPLEKSNISCGNEKEPSMCGSAPSVFPSCKRLTLETMKMMLDKKQIRAIFLFEFKMGRKAAETTRNINNAFGPGTANERTVQWWFKKFCKGDESLEDEERSGRPSEVDNDQLRAIIEADPLTTTREVAEELNVNHSTVVRHLKQIGKVKKLDKWVPHELTENQKNRRFEVSSSLILRNHNEPFLDRIVTCDEKWILYDNRRRSAQWLDQEEAPKHFPKPILHPKKIMVTIWWSAAGVIHYSFLNPGETITSEKYAQEIDEMHQKLQHLQLALVNRKGPILLHDNARPHVAQPTLQKLNELGYEVLPHPPYSPDLLPTNYHIFKHLNNFLQGKRFHNQQDAENAFQEFVKSRSTDFYATGINQLISRWQKCVDCNGSYFD; this is encoded by the exons ATGTCGCGTGCGGCCAGGAAAACTTGCCGGTGGGCGCGTGGCCCCCGGGGGCCGCGCCGGCGCCCTTCCAG TTCTCTGTACTGCCCCTTAGAAAAGTCGAACATCAGTTGTGGAAATGAGAAGGAACCCAGCATGTGTGGCTCAGCCCCTTCTGTGTTCCCTTCCTGCAAGCGATTGACCCTTGAG actatgaaaatgatgttagacaaaaagcaaattcgaGCAATTTTTTTATTCGAGTTCAAAATGGGTCgtaaagcagcagagacaactCGCAACATCAACAAcgcatttggcccaggaactgctaacgaacgtacagtgcagtggtggttcaagaagttttgcaaaggagatgagagccttgaagatgaggagcgTAGTGGCCGGCCATCAGAAGTTGACAACGACCAACTGAGAGCAATCATTGAAGCagatcctcttacaactacaaGAGAAGTTGCCGAAGAACTTAATGTCAACCATTCTACGGTCGTTcggcatttgaagcaaattggaaaggtgaaaaagctcgataagtgggtgcctcatgagctgaCTGAAAATCAAAAAAATCGTCGTTTTGAagtgtcatcttctcttattctacgCAACCACAATGAACCATTTCTCGATCGGATTGTGACGTGTgatgaaaagtggattttatatgacAACCGGCGACGATCAGCTCAGTGGTTGGATCaagaagaagctccaaagcatTTCCCAAAGCCAATCTTGCACCCAAAAAAGATCATGGTCACTATTTGGTGGTCTGCTGCTGGTgtgatccactacagctttctgaatcccggtgaaaccattacatctgagaagtatgctcaggAAATTGATGAGATGCACCAAAAACTGCAACACCTGCAGCtggcattggtcaacagaaagggcccaattcttctCCACGACAATGCCCGACCGCATGTTGCACAACCCACActtcaaaagttgaatgaattgggCTATGAAGTTTTGCCTCATCCACCGTATTCACCTGACCTCTTGCCAACCAACTACCACATCTTCAAGCATCTcaacaactttttgcagggaaaacgcttccacaaccagcaggatgcagaaaatgctttccaagagttcgtCAAATCCCGAAGCACGGATTTTTACGCCACAGGAATAAACCAACTTATTTCtcgttggcaaaaatgtgttgattgtaatggttcctattttgattaa
- the LOC111546973 gene encoding histone-lysine N-methyltransferase SETMAR isoform X1 produces the protein MLAEAAKKTGPCGMAEFKEKPEAPTEQLDVACGQENLPVGAWPPGAAPAPFQYTPDHVVGPGADIDPTQITFPGCICVKTPCLPGTCSCLRHGENYDDNSCLRDIGSGGKYAEPVFECNILCRCSDHCRNRVVQKGLQFHFQVFKTHKKGWGLRTLEFIPKGRFVCEYAGEVLGFSEVQRRIHLQTKSDSNYIIAIREHVYTGQVMETFVDPTYIGNIGRFLNHSCEPNLLMIPVRIDSMVPKLALFAAKDIVPEEELSYDYSGRYLNLTGSEDKERLDNGKLRKPCHCGAKSCTAFLPFDSSLYCPLEKSNISCGNEKEPSMCGSAPSVFPSCKRLTLETMKMMLDKKQIRAIFLFEFKMGRKAAETTRNINNAFGPGTANERTVQWWFKKFCKGDESLEDEERSGRPSEVDNDQLRAIIEADPLTTTREVAEELNVNHSTVVRHLKQIGKVKKLDKWVPHELTENQKNRRFEVSSSLILRNHNEPFLDRIVTCDEKWILYDNRRRSAQWLDQEEAPKHFPKPILHPKKIMVTIWWSAAGVIHYSFLNPGETITSEKYAQEIDEMHQKLQHLQLALVNRKGPILLHDNARPHVAQPTLQKLNELGYEVLPHPPYSPDLLPTNYHIFKHLNNFLQGKRFHNQQDAENAFQEFVKSRSTDFYATGINQLISRWQKCVDCNGSYFD, from the exons ATGTTAGCGGAAGCGGCGAAGAAGACAGGGCCTTGTGGGATGGCGGAGTTTAAGGAGAAGCCTGAGGCCCCGACTGAGCAGCTGGATGTCGCGTGCGGCCAGGAAAACTTGCCGGTGGGCGCGTGGCCCCCGGGGGCCGCGCCGGCGCCCTTCCAG TACACTCCTGATCATGTAGTTGGACCTGGAGCAGACATTGATCCCACTCAAATAACCTTTCCCGGATGCATTTGTGTCAAAACTCCCTGCCTCCCTGGCACTTGCTCCTGTCTCCGCCATGGAGAGAACTATGATGATAACTCATGCCTTAGAGATATAGGATCTGGAGGAAAGTATGCAGAGCCTGTTTTTGAATGCAATATCCTGTGCCGATGCAGTGACCACTGCAGAAACAGAGTGGTCCAGAAAGGTCTGCAGTTCCATTTCCAAGTGTTCAAGACGCATAAAAAAGGCTGGGGACTTCGTACCTTGGAATTTATACCAAAAGGAAGGTTTGTCTGTGAATATGCTGGTGAGGTTTTAGGATTCTCTGAAGTTCAGAGAAGAATTCACTTACAAACAAAATCTGACTCCAACTACATTATAGCCATCAGGGAACATGTTTATACTGGGCAGGTAATGGAAACATTTGTTGACCCTACTTATATAGGAAATATTGGAAGATTCCTTAATCATTCTTGTGAACCAAATCTTTTGATGATTCCTGTCCGAATTGACTCAATGGTACCTAAGTTGGCACTTTTTGCAGCCAAAGATATTGTGCCAGAAGAAGAACTCTCTTATGATTATTCAGGAAGATATCTTAATCTAACAGGCAGTGAAGACAAAGAAAGGCTAGATAATGGGAAACTAAGAAAACCTTGTCACTGTGGTGCCAAATCATGTACTGCTTTCCTGCCTTTTGACAGTTCTCTGTACTGCCCCTTAGAAAAGTCGAACATCAGTTGTGGAAATGAGAAGGAACCCAGCATGTGTGGCTCAGCCCCTTCTGTGTTCCCTTCCTGCAAGCGATTGACCCTTGAG actatgaaaatgatgttagacaaaaagcaaattcgaGCAATTTTTTTATTCGAGTTCAAAATGGGTCgtaaagcagcagagacaactCGCAACATCAACAAcgcatttggcccaggaactgctaacgaacgtacagtgcagtggtggttcaagaagttttgcaaaggagatgagagccttgaagatgaggagcgTAGTGGCCGGCCATCAGAAGTTGACAACGACCAACTGAGAGCAATCATTGAAGCagatcctcttacaactacaaGAGAAGTTGCCGAAGAACTTAATGTCAACCATTCTACGGTCGTTcggcatttgaagcaaattggaaaggtgaaaaagctcgataagtgggtgcctcatgagctgaCTGAAAATCAAAAAAATCGTCGTTTTGAagtgtcatcttctcttattctacgCAACCACAATGAACCATTTCTCGATCGGATTGTGACGTGTgatgaaaagtggattttatatgacAACCGGCGACGATCAGCTCAGTGGTTGGATCaagaagaagctccaaagcatTTCCCAAAGCCAATCTTGCACCCAAAAAAGATCATGGTCACTATTTGGTGGTCTGCTGCTGGTgtgatccactacagctttctgaatcccggtgaaaccattacatctgagaagtatgctcaggAAATTGATGAGATGCACCAAAAACTGCAACACCTGCAGCtggcattggtcaacagaaagggcccaattcttctCCACGACAATGCCCGACCGCATGTTGCACAACCCACActtcaaaagttgaatgaattgggCTATGAAGTTTTGCCTCATCCACCGTATTCACCTGACCTCTTGCCAACCAACTACCACATCTTCAAGCATCTcaacaactttttgcagggaaaacgcttccacaaccagcaggatgcagaaaatgctttccaagagttcgtCAAATCCCGAAGCACGGATTTTTACGCCACAGGAATAAACCAACTTATTTCtcgttggcaaaaatgtgttgattgtaatggttcctattttgattaa